A window of the Bdellovibrio svalbardensis genome harbors these coding sequences:
- a CDS encoding 3-oxoacyl-[acyl-carrier-protein] synthase III C-terminal domain-containing protein: protein MYLENFYSIKPPYSSTQEECFLWLSEAHHIAQKDRHDTTEGYLKLFHRVGCTQGQIGRRYFFTSDLSEGDWDHKQIYPVHASARGATMQQRHEFFHKTVKKLFDDIYEERPFPNDIIHVSCTGYISPSAAQLTALKSKKPVTVTHSYHMGCYGAFPALRMASGFLANQEILGNKKSVDLVHTELCSLHLNPQDSSLEQLVIQSLFADGCIAYSMTHEAPKQGFKLLSLYEELIPETSDAMEWMVSDWGMKMTLSKDVPSMVGSKVRDFTFRWLKDRNYNIDHIQKNAIFAVHPGGPKIIDQVKEKLELREDQVAASRELLRERGNMSSATLPHLWQKILNDDKVPSGTPIISFAFGPGLTICAGYMEKL, encoded by the coding sequence ATGTATCTAGAAAACTTTTATTCAATAAAGCCGCCGTATTCAAGCACTCAAGAAGAGTGCTTTCTTTGGTTGTCTGAAGCTCACCACATCGCTCAAAAGGATCGGCATGATACGACGGAAGGGTACCTAAAACTCTTTCACCGTGTCGGCTGCACGCAAGGACAAATTGGACGTCGTTACTTTTTCACGTCCGACTTGTCTGAAGGCGATTGGGATCACAAACAGATCTACCCAGTGCACGCTTCCGCTCGCGGAGCAACCATGCAACAGCGGCATGAGTTCTTTCATAAAACCGTCAAAAAATTATTTGATGATATTTATGAAGAACGCCCATTCCCGAATGACATCATCCATGTCAGTTGCACGGGTTATATTTCACCGAGTGCGGCACAACTGACGGCGCTCAAATCAAAAAAACCTGTCACCGTCACTCACTCTTATCATATGGGCTGCTACGGCGCCTTTCCCGCTTTGCGTATGGCTTCGGGATTTTTGGCGAACCAAGAAATCCTGGGCAACAAGAAATCCGTCGACTTGGTTCACACCGAACTTTGCAGCTTACATTTGAATCCCCAGGACAGCAGCCTGGAACAACTGGTGATTCAAAGTTTGTTTGCGGACGGATGCATTGCCTACTCGATGACCCATGAAGCGCCCAAGCAAGGATTTAAATTATTATCCCTTTATGAAGAGCTGATTCCCGAAACATCAGATGCGATGGAGTGGATGGTTTCTGATTGGGGTATGAAGATGACTCTCTCCAAAGATGTACCCAGCATGGTGGGCTCGAAAGTCCGCGATTTCACTTTCCGATGGCTCAAGGATCGCAATTACAATATCGACCACATTCAAAAGAATGCCATTTTCGCCGTTCACCCTGGCGGGCCGAAAATCATTGATCAAGTAAAAGAAAAACTCGAACTTCGCGAAGACCAAGTCGCCGCGAGCCGTGAATTGCTGCGTGAACGCGGCAACATGTCTTCCGCAACTTTGCCTCACCTGTGGCAAAAAATTCTTAATGACGACAAAGTTCCTTCAGGCACGCCCATCATCAGCTTTGCTTTCGGCCCAGGTCTGACGATTTGTGCAGGATACATGGAGAAACTCTAA
- a CDS encoding alpha/beta hydrolase, giving the protein MTRPLLALTILFLSLSALASEQPSLTPCPAPWNCEVTPFILKTDGVVFIRNGYLEENQNVPFNGNIIFYEGLGDSMVNHQPLFQKLTDAGYRVIAFDYMGQGGSSGSMDDTRILEIGKLGNKIWNLHARDLTNFPKKTILGWSTGGLAAYTQAALEGDVDTVVLIAPGISPKYFVGEQHPLRGEIDLITIPTLTTQIYGEGILDPHIDPIKPDSPVKIPCFSIDLALTAKMMRSTPMSRRMKGFVLLSGNKDTYVDAKETRRILRRTAPHFSLKQYHGALHEIDNEAEPISSMAHQDILNFLAQSDR; this is encoded by the coding sequence ATGACTAGACCCCTATTGGCGTTAACTATTTTGTTTCTCTCTTTATCAGCCCTAGCCAGCGAGCAGCCTTCTTTAACCCCCTGCCCGGCTCCGTGGAACTGTGAAGTTACCCCTTTCATTTTAAAGACTGACGGAGTCGTATTTATTCGCAACGGCTACCTTGAAGAAAATCAAAATGTTCCCTTTAACGGAAACATCATCTTCTACGAGGGGCTTGGCGATTCGATGGTAAACCATCAACCTTTATTTCAAAAACTGACAGATGCTGGGTATCGAGTGATCGCTTTTGATTACATGGGACAAGGCGGCTCCAGTGGCTCCATGGACGACACGCGTATTTTGGAGATTGGCAAACTGGGAAATAAGATTTGGAATTTGCACGCTCGAGATTTAACGAACTTTCCAAAGAAAACAATCCTTGGCTGGTCTACGGGGGGCCTGGCCGCTTATACCCAAGCAGCCCTTGAAGGCGACGTCGACACTGTCGTACTGATTGCTCCCGGAATATCGCCCAAATACTTCGTAGGAGAACAGCATCCCCTTCGTGGCGAAATAGATTTGATCACCATTCCGACTTTAACGACACAAATTTATGGCGAGGGAATTTTAGACCCTCACATCGATCCGATTAAGCCAGACTCTCCGGTTAAAATCCCCTGCTTTTCAATCGACTTGGCCCTGACCGCCAAAATGATGCGGTCCACGCCCATGAGTCGAAGAATGAAGGGATTTGTGCTTCTTTCTGGTAACAAAGACACCTACGTCGATGCCAAGGAAACACGGCGTATTCTTAGAAGGACAGCACCGCACTTTTCGCTGAAACAGTATCACGGTGCCCTTCATGAGATTGATAACGAAGCTGAGCCAATTAGTTCCATGGCCCATCAGGATATTTTAAACTTTCTCGCGCAGAGTGATCGCTGA
- a CDS encoding replication-relaxation family protein encodes MILQLRDILLLENLKKFGVLSTPQIQRLHFVGIAKETALRRLRALEAGHFIRRAVPLEDATNTWTLAFKGKHQQAIEDRLQFSNRNTIRHDIIVNDVRMKLESFGLASEWTPEYQIKAETFRNYRYKHAKERVIPDGLMIELMSGKPQRIAIEVELTRKSEARYKRIFREYKDLRYDIIWYFVNDTKDLFKIYQAAERTFGFDEGNLFFSITSNFLKEPIPDIYPIQEPEWMPLTRILFDHLTISSPAHTPAQGVSRQNDPGEQLEATPKPSDLQPNSLFPAPLRGGFSTPDPSPPTSGGKGSGVENREGDGMRAFSVSSELKKCG; translated from the coding sequence GTGATTCTTCAATTAAGAGATATTTTGCTCTTGGAGAATCTAAAAAAATTCGGAGTACTCTCCACACCGCAAATACAACGCCTCCACTTTGTCGGGATCGCAAAAGAAACCGCATTAAGACGTCTTCGTGCATTGGAGGCAGGTCACTTTATTCGCCGAGCAGTTCCATTGGAAGATGCCACGAATACTTGGACACTAGCGTTCAAAGGAAAGCATCAACAAGCAATTGAGGATCGTTTGCAGTTTTCAAATCGCAATACTATTCGGCATGACATCATTGTCAACGACGTCAGAATGAAACTCGAGTCATTTGGGCTGGCCTCAGAGTGGACACCTGAATATCAAATTAAAGCTGAGACCTTCAGAAACTATCGCTACAAGCACGCCAAGGAACGAGTAATCCCTGACGGATTGATGATTGAACTTATGTCGGGAAAACCGCAAAGGATTGCCATTGAAGTTGAGTTAACCAGGAAAAGTGAAGCACGTTACAAGCGCATATTCAGGGAATACAAAGATCTTCGTTACGACATCATTTGGTACTTCGTAAACGACACCAAGGATCTTTTCAAAATATATCAGGCCGCAGAAAGAACCTTCGGTTTTGATGAAGGCAATCTGTTCTTTTCAATTACTTCAAATTTTTTGAAAGAACCAATACCCGATATCTATCCTATTCAAGAACCTGAATGGATGCCGTTAACGCGGATCTTATTTGATCATCTAACGATCAGTTCCCCCGCTCACACCCCCGCTCAAGGGGTGAGCAGGCAAAACGATCCGGGGGAGCAGTTGGAAGCAACACCTAAGCCCTCGGATTTACAACCCAACTCCCTCTTTCCAGCGCCACTGCGTGGCGGGTTCTCTACTCCTGACCCCTCACCCCCAACGAGTGGTGGTAAGGGGTCAGGAGTAGAGAACCGAGAGGGGGATGGAATGAGGGCGTTTAGTGTAAGTAGTGAGTTAAAGAAATGTGGATAA
- a CDS encoding recombinase family protein, whose product MNRIGIYLRVSTEEQAKILEGSLVSQRRRAEEYIDGQNRREPNWGTIVDVYCDEAKSGKDMNRPEFQRLLSDIRVGRINLVLASELSRLSRSIKDFCGLLDFFKEHKVKLVTLREQFDTTTAAGELMMFNLVNFNQFERKQTGERITANFTSRAERGLWNGGVIPLGYKRNPENPGSLLIDETDADSVKIIFKIFLEIKNLRQTCLKLNDLGIRTKSYINGKGESKGGNKFTVASLYHLLTNATFIGMREINKKRGDVRQVKASWQSIIEVKDFAAVQNILESNRRRFKPDEWKTYPYPLTGKVICGECGKHLNGKSAHGKIQKHFYYDHARTLNMAGVAKHKCQVQRVRAMKFEDLVLSSLKQILARPELMAKAIEAYENANNKELPLIESRIKTIAEDIKVNEKKAQNIIQRIEELPSELSAELFYKRLTEINKKTQELKAGLLELESQKRKSSQSSVSESSLKARVEYAIKHLSEAPKEKHREVFDNAIQFAEIHATKLRLGVYGGYSNLKDSKVHPIEGSTTIKNGGGCEIRTRVTLLV is encoded by the coding sequence ATGAATAGGATTGGAATTTATCTTCGCGTTTCTACAGAAGAGCAGGCCAAGATTCTTGAAGGATCGTTAGTTTCACAACGACGACGAGCTGAAGAATACATCGATGGACAAAATCGACGCGAGCCCAACTGGGGCACTATCGTCGATGTCTATTGCGACGAAGCTAAGTCAGGCAAGGACATGAACCGTCCTGAATTCCAAAGACTTCTTTCAGACATTCGCGTTGGCCGAATCAATTTGGTTCTGGCGTCGGAACTTTCGCGACTATCAAGATCCATCAAAGACTTTTGTGGTCTGTTAGATTTTTTCAAAGAACATAAGGTCAAGCTAGTCACCCTTCGTGAACAGTTCGACACGACCACGGCGGCTGGCGAGCTAATGATGTTTAATCTTGTGAACTTCAATCAGTTCGAAAGAAAACAAACTGGTGAAAGGATTACCGCCAACTTTACCAGTCGCGCAGAACGTGGCCTATGGAATGGCGGCGTGATTCCGCTTGGGTACAAGCGCAATCCTGAAAATCCGGGAAGTCTTTTAATTGATGAGACGGACGCTGATTCCGTTAAAATAATTTTTAAGATTTTCTTAGAGATAAAAAACCTGCGTCAGACTTGTTTGAAATTAAATGACCTTGGTATTCGCACCAAGTCTTACATCAATGGCAAAGGTGAATCCAAAGGCGGCAACAAATTCACAGTGGCCAGTCTTTATCATTTATTAACTAATGCAACTTTTATCGGAATGCGCGAGATCAATAAGAAACGCGGCGATGTTCGTCAAGTGAAGGCTTCATGGCAATCAATCATCGAGGTGAAGGATTTTGCAGCGGTTCAAAATATCCTTGAATCAAACAGAAGAAGATTCAAACCCGATGAATGGAAGACCTATCCTTATCCGCTCACAGGGAAAGTGATTTGTGGTGAATGCGGCAAGCATCTCAATGGTAAGAGTGCTCATGGCAAAATCCAGAAGCACTTTTATTACGATCATGCCCGCACTTTGAACATGGCCGGAGTCGCAAAGCACAAATGCCAAGTCCAAAGAGTCCGAGCTATGAAGTTCGAGGATTTAGTTTTAAGTTCCCTCAAGCAGATCCTTGCGCGACCAGAGCTTATGGCTAAAGCAATTGAAGCCTATGAAAACGCGAATAATAAAGAACTGCCTTTGATTGAATCCAGAATCAAAACAATTGCCGAAGACATCAAGGTCAACGAAAAGAAGGCGCAAAATATTATACAACGGATAGAAGAGCTTCCTTCGGAGCTTTCCGCAGAGCTTTTTTATAAACGTCTAACGGAAATCAATAAAAAAACCCAAGAGCTTAAGGCAGGTTTATTGGAGTTAGAGTCCCAAAAAAGAAAGTCCTCGCAATCGAGTGTTAGCGAAAGCTCCTTAAAGGCTCGGGTTGAGTATGCCATCAAACACCTCAGCGAGGCCCCAAAAGAAAAGCACCGCGAAGTCTTTGATAACGCCATTCAGTTCGCAGAAATACACGCGACCAAGCTGAGGCTTGGGGTTTACGGAGGCTATTCAAATTTAAAGGATTCTAAGGTTCACCCTATCGAGGGTTCGACTACTATCAAAAATGGCGGAGGATGCGAGATTCGAACTCGCGTTACACTTTTGGTGTAA
- a CDS encoding GNAT family N-acetyltransferase, whose amino-acid sequence MKSNNQLNGVSPRLCVRPYKLSDYKSWSTAVIRACEVDGGKDSFRKKVLKNRQLRKEDRSYVFGIFHKKTNEHLGEIEINIIVRRNFRWANLGYEIHSHYRNKGFAKEGAAAVLEIGHNFLDLHRIEAVMPASNKASIKVARALKMKKEGIRRRFIPMSEGWTDAMVFVSVR is encoded by the coding sequence ATGAAAAGTAATAACCAGCTCAATGGAGTTTCTCCCCGACTATGTGTTCGTCCCTATAAGCTATCTGATTATAAGTCCTGGTCGACAGCTGTTATTCGAGCTTGTGAGGTAGATGGGGGCAAGGATTCATTTAGAAAAAAAGTTCTGAAAAATAGGCAGCTTAGGAAGGAAGACCGATCTTATGTGTTTGGCATCTTTCATAAAAAAACAAACGAACATCTTGGTGAAATTGAAATTAACATCATCGTACGACGAAATTTTCGATGGGCTAACCTAGGATATGAAATCCATAGTCACTATCGAAACAAAGGTTTTGCCAAAGAGGGCGCTGCGGCTGTTCTAGAAATTGGGCACAACTTCTTAGATCTTCACCGAATTGAGGCAGTGATGCCTGCCTCGAACAAGGCCTCGATCAAAGTTGCTCGTGCTTTAAAAATGAAAAAGGAAGGAATTCGGCGCAGGTTTATTCCGATGAGCGAAGGGTGGACCGATGCAATGGTCTTTGTCTCGGTCAGATGA